The DNA region TTTCAAATGCGGGTAATATCTGTCGTCATTTCTATAGTTGCCGCAACCTTCTCCGCTCACAACAACTCAAACTACGTGCCGCTCCAATCGGGTCGGCTTCCTATATTATGGCTTTGGGTCAACGAGTGGTACCGGCGTGTATTATCGACCACACGGAATCCATCTTCGTATCTCTGCCATTTCATTCACATTTTCCACATCCAGACCGTCAAACCTGGCGTCTACATAAGACTTCAATCATCAGGTCTCATGCATTACCCCTTTTGTTGTCCTGGACACAAGTGTCGACGTGAAAGCCAATCATGAAACTCAATAAGCCATTCCTGGCCATTTATTTGGCTTTCAACTTGGCCGAGGCTTCGAAAACTCCGGATTGCATCAATGGTCCGCTGGCAAAGACCTTGGCATGTGATACAACGGCGTCACCTCCTGTGCGAGCAGCTGCTCTTGTGCAGGCTTTAAATATCACGGAAAAGCTTGTGAATCTAGTGGAGTATGTCAAGTCAAGAGAAGCTCCTTTAGGGATTTCAATTCAGCTAATCACTCCTCATAGCATGAGCCTCGGTGCAGAAAGGATTGGCCTTCCAGCTTATGCTTGGTGGAACGAAGCTCTTCATGGTGTTGCCGCGTCGCCTGGGGTCTCATTCAATCAGGCCGGACAAGAATTCTCACACGCTACTTCATTTGCGAATACTATTACGCTAGCAGCCGCTTTTGACAATGACCTGGTTTACGAGGTGGCGGATACCATCAGCACTGAAGCGCGAGCGTTCAGCAATGCCGAGCTCGCTGGACTGGACTACTGGACGCCTAACATCAACCCGTACAAAGATccgagatgggggaggggccaTGAGGTTTGTTACCTTAGCCTTCTTTTCCGTGCCGTGCAGTTGCTGAGAACTCAAAAGACACCCGGAGAAGATCCGGTACACATCAAAGGCTACGTTCAAGCACTTCTCGAGGGTCTAGAAGGGAGAGACAAGATCAGAAAGGTGATTGCCACTTGTAAACACTTTGCAGCCTATGATTTGGAGAGATGGCAAGGGGCTCTTAGATACAGGTTCAATGCTGTTGTGACCTCGCAGGATCTTTCGGAGTACTACCTCCAACCGTTTCAACAATGCGCTCGAGACAGCAAGGTCGGGTCTTTCATGTGCTCATATAATGCGCTCAACGGAACACCGGCATGTGCAAGCACGTATTTGATGGACGACATCCTTCGAAAACACTGGAATTGGACCGAGCACAACAACTATATTACGAGCGACTGTAATGCTATTCAGGTATAAACTTGCCGGAGTTGTGGTTTCTAATTTATGCCTCTGACATGTTGACAGgacttcctccccaacttTCACAACTTCAGCCAAACTCCAGCTcaagccgccgccgatgcTTATAACGCCGGTACAGACACCGTCTGTGAGGTGCCTGGATACCCCCCACTCACAGATGTAATCGGAGCATACAATCAGTCTCTGCTGTCAGAGGAAATTATCGACCGAGCACTTCGCAGATTATACGAAGGCCTCATCCGAGCTGGCTATCTCGACTCAGCCTCCTCACATCCATACACCAAAATCTCATGGTCCCAAGTAAACACCCCCAAAGCCCAAGCCCTGGCTCTCCAGTCCGCCACCGACGGGATAGTCCTTCTCAAAAACAACGGCCTCCTTCCCCTAGacctcaccaacaaaaccATAGCCCTCATAGGCCACTGGGCCAATGCAACCCGCCAAATGCTAGGCGGCTACAGCGGTATCCCCCCTTACTACGCCAACCCAATCTATGCAGCCACCCAGCTCAACGTCACTTTTCATCACGCCCCAGGACCGGTGAACCAgtcatctccctccccaaatgACACCTGgacctcccccgccctctcCGCGGCTTCCAAATCGGATATCATCCTCTACCTCGGCGGCACCGACCTCTCCATCGCAGCCGAAGACCGAGACAGAGACTCCATCGCCTGGCCATCCGCTCAACTTTCCTTGTtaacctccctcgcccagaTGGGAAAACCCACAATCGTAGCAAGACTAGGTGACCAAGTAGACGACACCCCCCTGCTCTCCAACCcaaacatctcctccatACTATGGGTAGGCTACCCAGGCCAATCGGGCGGAACAGCcctcttcaacatcatcactggAGTCAGCTCCCCCGCCGCTCGACTGCCCGTCACAGTCTACCCAGAAACTtacacctccctcatccccctgACAGCCATGTCCCTCCGCCCAACCTCCGCCCGCCCAGGCCGGACCTACAGGTggtacccctcccccgtgCTCCCCTTCGGCCACGGCCTCCACTACACAACCTTTACCGCCAAATTCGGCGTCTTTGAgtccctcaccatcaacattgCCGAACTCGTTTCCAACTGTAACGAACGATACCTCGACCTCTGCCGGTTCCCGCAGGTGTCCGTCTGGGTGTCGAATACGGGAGAACTCAAATCTGACTATGTCGCCCTTGTTTTTGTCAGGGGTGAGTACGGACCGGAGCCGTACCCGATCAAGACGCTGGTGGGGTACAAGCGGATAAGGGATATCGAGCCGGGGACTACGGGGGCGGcgccggtgggggtggtggtgggggatttggctagggtggatttgggggggaatAGGGTTTTGTTTCCGGGGAGGTATGAGTTTCTGCtggatgtggagggggggagggatagggTTGTGATCgagttggttggggaggaggtggtgttggagaagtTTCCTCAGCCGCCTGCGGCGGgttgagaagatcaagagAGAGCAAGACGAATCGGTACAGATTGTGCTGATTCAACCTACCTACTTATGTGTTTTGAGTCAACTATCTCTTGGGCCCAGCATGTCAACAACTCTCGCTTTTTATGTGTAGCTCTACCATCCTGGTAGCCTGACATATCTTCCAAGGTTCCCTGCTTCTCACTCAACTCTGCTTGTGCCTCGCTGTAACGCTCGTTGAGGTCTCGTCACAGCATGGACTGCCGTCTTGGCCTGGAGATCAACTCGGCTACACAGCAAGTTAGAAAACAGCTTTGAACTTCTCGTGGAAAAATCCAAAATCTGCTCACCATAATGGACATGTAACTGCAAACTGCAGCAGCCACGGGTCAACGCACGACGGGTGGAAGATATGTCCACATAACAACTTCCGAACATCACCTCCTTCGACAAAGTCCTCGGTGCAGATGGCGCAGCTATGACTTCTTGTTGATGATCGTTTCTTTTCGGGCCTCAGCGTGCCGCTTTCTCTGCGACAGATTAGTTGGCATGTATCAGTGGTAGACAACGAGCAATCTGCAACTTACAACGCGCCATCACTGTGTTCAGTTGATGGAGTCGCTGccctgtccttcttcttctgagCCCAGCTCCAAAATCTCAACCTTGTCCTCGTCCATACTGAAACAGATTTTGTTCGTCCCGGACTCTCCAGCTCGTCGATGAGGGCTTCGTTGTACTTGACGACCGGCATCGACTGCAGGGTTTCTTCCCCAAAGCCAGCTTTCCCCCCTCGTATCCGCTCGGTGATAGTCTCGCGGATTACTTCGAGGGTTGAGGATCGCTGGGCGACGAAGACGCAACCTAGGATGAGAATGGCGATCATGATGGCGAGAATGACAGAGGTAGCAGGAGGGCCAGCGTGGGGAGAATCGTTAGGGTCGACAGCTGCCATGATCAAGATGGATAGGAGTGCTCCCGATGATCGAGAGTATATAAATATAGTGAGCAGGACCAGACAATCCGTGGGTCCAAAATGCAGCGTCACACAGGGCAGCTAGTTTCAGCAACCCAGAATTATTTGAGAGTCAAGTTCAACGCCAAAACGTTGACGAGAAAGAGGGCGAGCCATGGGTACAGAAAGGCTGGGATGGATGGTATTTGAAGAAGGACAGGCGTAACAATGGGTGCTGCCCATGGTCGGGCCATAATGGTGCTGGTGCAATCCGCGCCACCGTTCATAACTCAGAACTGCCTCGTGGACTTGGACAGTTCATCGTGACACAGGCTCCCTCGGGAATCGGTACTTCCACAACCGGTACTTCGGTCATGCTGTGCTTCAGCTTGAAAGCGAAAAGATTGGCGGCGGAACTCAGCGCTCGGCATGCTTCCCCGAGGAGATGgcttgggaaaggggatgaGGTGATATCGGGGTTGAGCAGTGATCATGATGGAGGGGCGGGAACGGGCACCAATTGCCCCTGACTGATTTAGCTAAATTTGACGTAACAAATAACACTGTGAGACAGATGACAGCCCGCGTTTTTCTTCATGATGAGACGGGATGGAGTAGTGAAGGTGGGCGAAGTGTGCTCTATGAGTGATTTGAGTTCTGGGGGCACCTTAGGACTTGTAAGTGGTGTGCAGCCATCATGGTGCTTGGCGGGCCAGTGGCGGGCCAATGATGGGCCGCAAAAGCGAGGGAAAcaggagaaaagggaaggcATAGAGACTTGGGGAACCTGACGCTAGGATCGCATCAAATGGTGGGGATCATGTGTAGCACAAGGGCTCATAGATGAACAGCGACGTGGTTTGTCTGTGTACCAGCAGGCCCATGCAGCTTATAGAAAGAAAGACAGGGCATTTACTCCTGTCAACTGGTGAGAATATTATTCTGCATCACTCGATTTGGAGGGTAGGCATACCATCGCGACACTTGGTTTGTTCTGGTGTTAATTATTGCTAAACAAGGTTCTGCAAGTGTGCCAGTTTGTCTAAATGTCCTGGAGTAGACGAGCAATGAAGAATTGTAAGCTCAATAATGGTTCATGAACACTCGTTTGATGACCGAACCAGGCCTCGAAGCGCTGGATGTTGTCACTGAGATGGCGTTGTTAGCGCATAGTGGGGTCTGTTCTAGAACCCCGCCTTCAACGTCGATGGAAAATCGGTGCGGGGCAGAGCTTCCCCATATTCTGGCCAATCACAAGCTCAGATTCCCATCGAAAGACATCGAAAGTCCAGAGCTTTCCATGAGCCTTGTGCGAGGTCTCCAGATACACTCCTGCCCTTTGGTGCTGAAAACCTTCTTCTGCAGCTTGACCTGCCTATTTGTAGACTGTTTCTCTCCCAACAGTCAACAACTCTTCAGACCATAACACCAAGCACACCAAGAGATACCCTTACCTGCTTTTCTTTCCCAGCGATACCCCACCGCAGTAACTCAGCACCATGTCCACAGCCGACGAGCTCAAGGCTCTGGGCAACAAGGCCATTGCCGCGAAGAACTTCGACGAGGCCATGTAAGGCTCCCAAAGACCCCATCGCCTTGGCACAGAATACTTCTGGTGGAAAGAGGAAGGACTGTTGCTAACCTGCTGGCTGCAGTGACAAGTTCACACAGGCTATCGCCATTGACCCACAAAACCACATCCTCTACAGCAACCGCTCGGCTGCTTATGCTTCGAAGAAGGACTGGGACCACGCCCTCGAGGATGCCCAGAAGACCACAGAACTGAAGCCAGACTGGCCAAAGGGGTGGGGCCGTAAGGGCACCGCGCTGTATGGCAAGGGCGACCTTCTTGGTGCCCACGATGCCTACGAGGAGGGTCTCAAGATCGATCCCAACAATGCTGGCATGAAGAATGATCTTGCTTCGGTCAAGCGTGCAATGGAGGCAGAGGCGGGACCTGGTAAGTGTTGGCATTGTCACTCGGCATGGAAAACGGGATGTTGATAAATGTCTTAGGTTTCGGCGGTGACCCAACTGGCGGTATTGGGCAGATGTTCAGCGACCCGAACCTTATCCAGAAGCTTGCGAGCAACCCAAAGACCAGTGCCTTACTTGCCGACCCGAGCTTTATGGCCAAGCTGCAGGCTATCAAGCagaaccccaacaacacacaagaGCTCTTCAGCGACCCCAGGTTTATCCAAGTGCTGGGCGTCTTGATGGGTGTTGATATGACGATGGCCGATCCTGGCTCCCAACCGGGTGCCTCCGGCTTTGCtaaggaggccgaggaggatgtgccAATGCCGGATGCTAAGCCTGCCGAACCAAAGAAGGCTCctgagccggagccggagccggagcctgAAAACGAGGAGGccctggagaagaagaaggcaaaggaggCTGCCGATAAGGAAAAGCAGCTGGGTACCGAGAACTACAAGAAGCGCAACTTTGACGAGGCTATCAAGCACTACCAGGCTGCGTGGGATCTCCACAAGGACATCAcctacctcaacaacctcggtGCGGCTTACTTCGAGAAGGGTGACTACCAGGCCTGCATCGATACTTGCACCAaggctgctgaagaaggtCGTGCTCTCTATGCCGATTTCAAGCTCATTGCCAAGTCGTATGCCCGTGTTGGTACTGCTTATGAGAAGCTGGGTGATCTTGCGCAGGCTATCGACTACTACAACATGTCTCTTCGTGAGCACCGGACACCAGATGTGGTCACCAAGGTCCGGAACGCCGAGCGCAACAAGATTGAGGCTGCGCGCAAGGCATACATCGACCCAGAAAAGGCCGAAGAGGCTCGCGTGGAGGGCAACACGAAGTTCAAAGAGTCGGACTGGCCAGGGGCCGTTGCTGCCTACTCAGAAATGATCAAGCGTGCGCCGGATGACCCTCGCGGATACAGCAACCGCGCGGCTGCCTTCATCAAGCTGCTCGAGTTCCCCAGTGCTCTTGATGACTGCGAcgccgccatcaagaaggatCCCAAGTTCATCCGCGCCTACATTCGCAAGGCCCAGGCCTACTATGGCATGCGCGAGTACAGCAAGTGTGTTGACGCATGCACTGAGGCCCATACCGTGGACAATGAGCACCACAAGGGTGCCAATGCTAAGGAgattgagcagcagcagcaaaaggcGTTCACTGCCATGTACTCGGCGCGCGAGAATGAGACTGAGGAGCAGACCAGAGAGCGTCTGGCCCGTGACCCTGAGGTGAGTTTTTCTGGCCGCTAGTTTGGCAGTTTCGTGATATCTTGACTAACATTTGGGAACAGATCATGGGTATCATGGCAGACCCAGTCATGCAAGCTATCCTACAGCAAGCGCAGTCGGATCCTGCTGCTCTGAACGAGCACATGAGAAACCCTACGGTTCGCACCAAGATCCAGAAGCTGATGGCCGCCGGTGTTATTCGCGTTGGTAGGTAAAGAATGGGTTGGATGGGCTTCGTGATGGAGTAGGGTGTTTAATTCCTGAACTATAATTTCTGGGGTTTAAAGTGATATCTGGTCGTTAATGAGTTGCATGAGAAATGATTTTGCACTGTGCTCTAGGAGACATGGCATTTTGACAGAACAATGAGACATCTGTTAAAAGTTATGACTTTATTTTGTTGGTGACTGTGTGACTGTTTCAGATGGTGACGTTGATCAACGAGGATTTTCCTTTTGGAAATGTTTAGGGGACTGATGATCGTCACACGTTTGATGGGTGGAAATGGAGCTTGTATAGTGTCACGATGAACGGACATGGGACACCGACAAAGCTGTTCATAAGTTGAAGCCTATTCTAGGTCCGACCTAAATGGTTCGATGACACAGCCAGCTCAGCGTGCTGCCATAAAAGCCATCTTATATGACGCCGTCACAAACGCCTCCCGACTCTTCTTTCCCCATGGgtatcctccaccgcctcaaTCCTTCTTAAACAACCTCTGcacctcctcactctccacGCTCACGACCCTCACCCCACCAAtactctccatctcctttttacactcctcccacccgcCCGGGTTAACGGTCTTGGTCCCCTCCTCGATAATCACCGTCTGGAACCCTTCCTTTGCAGCATCATACGCCGTGTGCTTGACGCAGTAATCCCCCGCCAGCCCGACAACATAGACGTGCGTCACCTTTTCGTCGTGGAGCAGCTTGGCCAGTCCGGAATCGCAGACTCGTTcgccggtgggggtggggggaaaagggtcgaagaaggcggagTACATCTCCACTCTGGGGTCGAGGCCctttttgatgatgtgggtgaagttttgggaggagagctcggggatgagggaggcgcCTGGGGTGGATTGGATGCAGTGGGGGGGCCAGAGAAGGGTGGTGTAGgattgggaggggttgagggggttggtgattgtGTGGGAGGTGacgaagggaggggggttggaggggtggttgggggcGAAGGAGAtgtggtttggggggtgcCAGTCTTGGGTTGcgattttgagggggagggtgcgGGGGGGaacggtgaggagggtgttgattaGGGGCGTTATTGTGCGGCCGAGGgggacggcgagggagcCGGACtagggtggtgggttgttaGTAGATATTTTGTAGATGGGAGATATGGGGAGGAATGTGTATGTGGGAATGTTGTGTGAGGTGACGGTCAATGAGGTAGTGAGAGGGTGTTGTGAGAGCGAGGTGTGAGAGGTGAGTTGAGGTCAGGAATGGTGAGCGTGAGAGGTGAAAGTGAGCTTGTGAGAGCATGTGTGATGGGACACGACCCCGCTCAGGAGATTTTTGGGATTCGACTTGTGAAATATGTAACCAGCCGTAATTCCACATGGACTTGAGGAAATGAAATAGTATTGCAAAAGACTGTGTTCATTATATGCAAATGCGGAAGATAGCGTGAGAAATAGCAGGTCGGTGCTTACTGGTGGGCAAAAGTCCTCCTGcatgtccaccaccagcagtgCTGGCCGGAAGCTTGACTGAGAGTCCGCCATGACTACGTTTGCTGTTCGTTGTATTCCGAGGCTGAATTGAATGACTGTAAACTATTCAAGCAGCTGGGTCACTTATACACAAATCAAAGCCACTTGGTACTTGGTTGACAATGACCAGTGATGAGGACGGAGGGAGCTTGTCAGGTGCTGTGAGCCTTTCGTCAGCCACACAAGAGGCAGCGAGGCACTCTGAGAGAGACAAGCCACCCACGACGATAAGAGATAATGCAAGGTCGACTGGGAGATCTCTTGGCAATCACTGTCAGCAGATGCCCGTCGAATTCTCCCGTTCTGAAGGGGAGTTTCATTTGTTCCAGAAACCCCATTTGGAGTGCTACCATTTTTTGACGCCCGACGCCAACATATGCACATCAAGCAGCTCGGCGAGCGAGACAACAGATCAGACGAAGGCCACAGCCGCAGTAGACAGACACAACGACAAGTGTGGTGAAACAGAGCTGACCTCATTGACACATCCGGACGGTGATGCCTAGTTCGGGGCAGGCCCGATGAAAACGTGGGGTTTGAGCAAGGAACGTCAGAATTGAGTTTTTTTCCAAACTGCCAGGCCCAGTTCAAGCATCAGATGGACCCACGCATCGGATCAGATAAGAAAAATGCGGAATTGAGCTTGGGCCAActccttgctcttctccaTTTGCCAAGGATCGCCAGCGAATTGGCCAATTCATCACTGCCAGCATTCAACGGCATTGACTAGTACTTTTTTTGCTTAAATACGGTgaaggttgttggggtcggGAAATTTCCGCTCCTGGAGCGACTGAGCCTCTCTATTTTTGAGTGACATACCCTTTTCTTGTGGCAAGTACACAGAACGCCAGGTACAGGTTCAACAGGCACCGAATGACAGGAAGTGTGGAAGTCCCACCCACACTGTCGGGCCCACCCTTCACCCTCCGGTTCGTGGTGGGGCCATGAATGTACGCAGTAATACCGGTGCAGGGGGGAACCGTTTTCACCACTGCCCAGTTCGTCTCGTGCAATTGTTCGGTC from Podospora pseudoanserina strain CBS 124.78 chromosome 1, whole genome shotgun sequence includes:
- a CDS encoding Oxidase-like protein (COG:V; EggNog:ENOG503NYNG): MVALQMGFLEQMKLPFRTGEFDGHLLTVIAKRSPSRPCIISYRLIQFSLGIQRTANVVMADSQSSFRPALLVVDMQEDFCPPSGSLAVPLGRTITPLINTLLTVPPRTLPLKIATQDWHPPNHISFAPNHPSNPPPFVTSHTITNPLNPSQSYTTLLWPPHCIQSTPGASLIPELSSQNFTHIIKKGLDPRVEMYSAFFDPFPPTPTGERVCDSGLAKLLHDEKVTHVYVVGLAGDYCVKHTAYDAAKEGFQTVIIEEGTKTVNPGGWEECKKEMESIGGVRVVSVESEEVQRLFKKD
- the STI1 gene encoding Hsp90 cochaperone (EggNog:ENOG503NUK2; BUSCO:EOG09261TEQ; COG:O); translated protein: MSTADELKALGNKAIAAKNFDEAIDKFTQAIAIDPQNHILYSNRSAAYASKKDWDHALEDAQKTTELKPDWPKGWGRKGTALYGKGDLLGAHDAYEEGLKIDPNNAGMKNDLASVKRAMEAEAGPGFGGDPTGGIGQMFSDPNLIQKLASNPKTSALLADPSFMAKLQAIKQNPNNTQELFSDPRFIQVLGVLMGVDMTMADPGSQPGASGFAKEAEEDVPMPDAKPAEPKKAPEPEPEPEPENEEALEKKKAKEAADKEKQLGTENYKKRNFDEAIKHYQAAWDLHKDITYLNNLGAAYFEKGDYQACIDTCTKAAEEGRALYADFKLIAKSYARVGTAYEKLGDLAQAIDYYNMSLREHRTPDVVTKVRNAERNKIEAARKAYIDPEKAEEARVEGNTKFKESDWPGAVAAYSEMIKRAPDDPRGYSNRAAAFIKLLEFPSALDDCDAAIKKDPKFIRAYIRKAQAYYGMREYSKCVDACTEAHTVDNEHHKGANAKEIEQQQQKAFTAMYSARENETEEQTRERLARDPEIMGIMADPVMQAILQQAQSDPAALNEHMRNPTVRTKIQKLMAAGVIRVGR
- a CDS encoding hypothetical protein (CAZy:GH3; COG:G; EggNog:ENOG503NX6M) → MKLNKPFLAIYLAFNLAEASKTPDCINGPLAKTLACDTTASPPVRAAALVQALNITEKLVNLVDMSLGAERIGLPAYAWWNEALHGVAASPGVSFNQAGQEFSHATSFANTITLAAAFDNDLVYEVADTISTEARAFSNAELAGLDYWTPNINPYKDPRWGRGHETPGEDPVHIKGYVQALLEGLEGRDKIRKVIATCKHFAAYDLERWQGALRYRFNAVVTSQDLSEYYLQPFQQCARDSKVGSFMCSYNALNGTPACASTYLMDDILRKHWNWTEHNNYITSDCNAIQDFLPNFHNFSQTPAQAAADAYNAGTDTVCEVPGYPPLTDVIGAYNQSLLSEEIIDRALRRLYEGLIRAGYLDSASSHPYTKISWSQVNTPKAQALALQSATDGIVLLKNNGLLPLDLTNKTIALIGHWANATRQMLGGYSGIPPYYANPIYAATQLNVTFHHAPGPVNQSSPSPNDTWTSPALSAASKSDIILYLGGTDLSIAAEDRDRDSIAWPSAQLSLLTSLAQMGKPTIVARLGDQVDDTPLLSNPNISSILWVGYPGQSGGTALFNIITGVSSPAARLPVTVYPETYTSLIPLTAMSLRPTSARPGRTYRWYPSPVLPFGHGLHYTTFTAKFGVFESLTINIAELVSNCNERYLDLCRFPQVSVWVSNTGELKSDYVALVFVRGEYGPEPYPIKTLVGYKRIRDIEPGTTGAAPVGVVVGDLARVDLGGNRVLFPGRYEFLLDVEGGRDRVVIELVGEEVVLEKFPQPPAAG
- a CDS encoding hypothetical protein (COG:O; EggNog:ENOG503PFUN) — encoded protein: MAAVDPNDSPHAGPPATSVILAIMIAILILGCVFVAQRSSTLEVIRETITERIRGGKAGFGEETLQSMPVVKYNEALIDELESPGRTKSVSVWTRTRLRFWSWAQKKKDRAATPSTEHSDGALESGTLRPEKKRSSTRSHSCAICTEDFVEGGDVRKLLCGHIFHPSCVDPWLLQFAVTCPLCRVDLQAKTAVHAVTRPQRALQRGTSRVE